The genomic window GTTAAAATTCCTATTGGAAGTTACAATGACTCTACAGGTAACGTTGAGCCATTTTCCGGCAGCACGTATTATGTAACCAACCCTCAGGCAGTGCAACTTACTACCGGAGCAAATGATGTGATTTTCTATCTTTTTTATTTGAAAACCCTTGGGAAGAAAGATTTCAAGGTATTTGCCAACACCTTCTACATTTTAAAAGGCTGGAATCCCCTTGGAGAAAAGATGGGAGATTATGCAAGCGTTTCCTTGTTCGTGAGCAGGTCATTTGTAAAAAACCTTGGTACGACGCTCCAGATAAGAGGCGAGTGGATGAACGAGATGTCTGTCAACAAAGATATTCTGACGTATGCTTATCCTAACTATGACCCTTTTGCAACAGGCTATAAAAAAGTGTTTGTAATCCCACAAGTCAGCTATTCGGTGGGCAAGTTTACATTTTTTGCCCTTGCAGACCTACCTGTTTATCAATATGTTACCAAAACGCAGGTTGCAACTGAACTGCAAATTACAGCAGGTGCATCGTTCAGGTTTTTGGTTCCTGAACAACCCAAACCTCTAAGCCTCTAAATTTTATTCCCCCTTTCAGATTGCTGACCGGACACAAATTTTTGCCCAGATGGGTGAAAATTCATATTTGATCTCGCCTCTCATTCAAGTTTAATTTCTGCGACGTAAATTTTTCAAGATTAATATCTAATTCTTATTCAATTCTTTAGAAGAATATTTTTCCTTTTCAAAATCCGAAAGTTATTCATGGCATGATTTTAAAGCAACAGGATTTCAGAAATGAAATTTACTGAGTTTAACATCAAAATCTAAAAGTCATGAAAACAAGAATCTCTACTCTCGGAACTGTTCTGCTGGTTACATTAGCTTTGAACCTTTTTGCAGAACGCATTGAAAAAGAAGTTGCTGAGCAAATCGGCAAAAACTATTACTGGGAAGCATCACGCGATAGCAAAACGCTGAAGTATGATGAAATTACCCTTAACCTGTTTACCACAAA from Bacteroidales bacterium includes these protein-coding regions:
- a CDS encoding transporter; translated protein: MIKFFTVLLFMLLLISNDSQAQCCSGGAGSPIAGGYSQGVLAGRQVEINTNFRFVNTDQFYTGDKKDTTRYFDSFRSAYQYFRLAYGVTEKLTMSIETGNYFYKEETGLNNDPARTYSSSGFSDLLLFPRYEVYRKTKNERITELSLGLGVKIPIGSYNDSTGNVEPFSGSTYYVTNPQAVQLTTGANDVIFYLFYLKTLGKKDFKVFANTFYILKGWNPLGEKMGDYASVSLFVSRSFVKNLGTTLQIRGEWMNEMSVNKDILTYAYPNYDPFATGYKKVFVIPQVSYSVGKFTFFALADLPVYQYVTKTQVATELQITAGASFRFLVPEQPKPLSL